In Nitrospirota bacterium, the following are encoded in one genomic region:
- a CDS encoding alcohol dehydrogenase catalytic domain-containing protein, with protein sequence MKALVVEAQWEPLAGYLPTEKEILLRRASVGSQVWRKPVFEIREVPVPDTGDNEVLIRVKRCGICGSDTHIYEHDKDGYILFSGPARFPCIIGHEYSGVVERVGKNVDTLRPGDIVAAESIHWCGKCTPCRSGAFNQCQKVELIGITKDGALAEFICAKERHCWKIDSLRDRYSEDDVFSVGALIEPIGCAYNGIFISGGGFKPGITVVVYGVGPIGLAAAALSRLSGASLILAFDTINERLSIAKSMGADKVYNINELKKTGLRPRDIVMEQTKGVGAEVQVESAGAAPFTVPEMENSLAVNGKIIYLGRAAASVPLMLDTLVSGANSIIGARGHAGYGIYNNVIRLIASGRLNIKEMITSTYDFTDAIGAIKNSTTRTDGKSLVFIS encoded by the coding sequence TGGAGAAAACCTGTGTTTGAAATCAGAGAGGTTCCGGTTCCTGACACAGGGGACAATGAGGTACTAATCAGAGTTAAGCGATGCGGCATATGCGGCTCAGACACCCACATATATGAACACGACAAAGACGGCTACATCTTGTTTTCCGGGCCGGCCAGGTTTCCCTGCATAATAGGGCACGAGTACTCAGGTGTGGTGGAAAGAGTCGGGAAAAACGTGGACACCCTTCGTCCCGGAGATATTGTTGCGGCAGAGAGTATTCACTGGTGCGGAAAGTGTACACCGTGCCGAAGCGGCGCTTTTAATCAGTGCCAGAAGGTGGAACTTATCGGCATAACTAAAGACGGAGCACTGGCTGAGTTTATATGCGCTAAGGAGCGCCACTGCTGGAAAATTGACTCGCTGAGAGATCGCTACTCAGAGGACGATGTGTTTTCTGTGGGTGCGCTGATTGAGCCTATAGGATGTGCTTATAACGGGATTTTCATAAGTGGCGGCGGCTTTAAACCTGGCATAACCGTGGTAGTTTATGGCGTAGGGCCTATTGGGCTTGCTGCCGCAGCACTTTCAAGGCTATCCGGGGCAAGTCTGATTTTAGCTTTTGACACTATTAATGAAAGACTCTCCATAGCAAAAAGTATGGGAGCAGATAAAGTCTATAATATAAATGAGCTTAAAAAAACCGGCCTAAGGCCAAGAGACATTGTTATGGAGCAGACTAAAGGGGTTGGAGCAGAGGTACAGGTAGAGTCTGCCGGTGCTGCTCCGTTTACTGTGCCTGAGATGGAAAACTCTCTTGCCGTTAACGGCAAGATAATCTACCTTGGCAGAGCTGCAGCCTCAGTACCTCTCATGCTTGACACACTGGTCTCAGGCGCTAACAGCATCATAGGGGCAAGAGGACATGCCGGTTACGGCATTTATAACAACGTCATAAGACTAATTGCCTCAGGCAGGTTGAATATTAAAGAGATGATTACCTCCACATATGATTTTACGGACGCAATTGGAGCAATAAAAAATTCAACGACCCGGACTGACGGAAAAAGCCTGGTGTTTATTTCCTAA